The genomic window GAGATCGAGGCGGACCTGCGGGAGACGGCGTTCGGAACCGACGCCGACGGCAGCAGTCCGCGACCCGCTGAGACGGACGACTGATCGCTCCGGACGGTTTCGACTTTTTTCGGCCCGTATCCGCCGCGAGCGCTTCGCTCGACGGTGCCGACTACTGCGCGGCGTCTCCGGCGCCGACGAGATCGAACGACAGCCCCTTCCCCGCGTCGCTCGCGCGGTCGTAGACGACGTGGGCCGCCGCGACGTCCTGGATGGCCAGCCCAGTCGAGTCGAAGACGCTGATCCCGGTCTCGTCGGTCCGTCCCTCCTTCGCGCCGACGACGACCTCGCCGATCTCGGCGTGGATGTCGTCGTCGGTCAGGGTGCCCTCGCCGTAGGGGACGTTGATCTCGCCGGAGTGGGTACACTGCTCGTGGTCGTCGATGACGATCGTCGCCGCTTCCAGCAGTTCGTCCGTCAGTTCGTGTTTCCCTTCGGCGTCGGCGCCGATCGCGTTGATGTGGGTGTCCTCGCCGACGTCTGCGAGGTCGACGACGGGGTCCTCGACGGGCGTCACCGTCGAGAGGATATCGCAGCCCCCGGCCTCCGAGATCGAACCGCCGCGGACGTCGAACTCGTCCTCGAAGGTCTCGACGAATCGCTGGACGCGGTCCTCGTCGGGATCCGAGACGACGACCTCCTCGATCGACCGCACTTCGCTGATCGCCCGCAGTTGCGTGTAGGACTGGACGCCGGCACCGACGATACCGAGACTCGAGGCGTCCTCGAGGGCCAGATAGTCGGTCGCGACGGCCGCGGCGGCCCCCGTCCGCTTCATCGTGAGCGTCGTCCCGTCCATGATCGCCAGCGGGAAGGCGGTCTCCGGGTCGGAATAGATCATCGTCCCGAGGACGGTCGGCAGGTCGTGGTCCGCGGGGTTGTCGGGGTGGACGTTGACCCACTTGAGCCCCGCGGCGTCCCAGTCGCCGGTGTCCAGATACGCGGGCATCGACCGGAAGTCGCCGTTGTACTGGGGCAGGTCGATGTAGGACTTCGCGGGCATCTGGGTGTCTCCGCGCTCGAAGGCCCCGAAGGCCTGCTCGACGGCGTCGATGACGTCGCCGAGGGCGGCGTACTCGTCGACGTCGTCGCTATCGAGAAGCAGCGTGTTCATACTGGCAAATATCGCGGGAAGCTACTTAATTTGCCCCGAAACGCTACAGGTGACGCCAATCGGGAGCCCGACCGCGCCTCGAGTCACGTTTTGAACGGTCTGTTCGTCAACGACTCGAGTTACGACTGGCACGCTCGTCTAGCCAGTGCCGATCGGACGGACCGCGAGAGTACGGAATTCGGGAGCGACGACGAAAGAGAGATCGATGAAATGGGGCCGACTGCAGTGGACGACTCGAGCGGGCGATAGCCCGCCGAACAAGCTTCCGATCGAACGTCGGCGAGTGAGCGGTTCGGAGAACCCGAACGACGCCGTTCACCGAGCGCGAAGCGCTCGGGCCGACGAGCGACCGGTGCGCGGCGCCACGCGCCGCGGCATGGCGAGCGGCGAAGCCGCGAGTCAGGGAGCGAGGAGCGCTTTTATACTAAATTTTGCCGAGGGGCGGCGTAGCCGCCCCGCAGAGCAAAATTTAGGTTTACATCATGCCGCCCATGCCGCCGCCCATACCGCCCATGCCGCCGCCCATGCCGCCGCCGGGGCCGCCGGGCATCTCCTCGTCATCGTCGTCGTCGGCGACCGCGAGGTCGCCGGCGGCGATGACGTCGTCGATGCGCAGCAGCATGACGGCCGCCTCGGTGGCAGACTCGATGGCCTGGGTCTTCACGCGCAGCGGCTCGTAGACGCCTTCCTCGGCCATGTCGATGGTGTCGCCGGTGTAGGCGTCGAGCCCGGAGCTGGTGTCGCCCGCGTCGTGGTCGGCGCGGAGTTCGACCAGCGAGTCGATGGGGTCGAGCCCGGCGTTCTCGGCCAGCGTGCGCGGGATGACCTCGAGGGCGTCGGCGAAGGCCTCGACGGCGAGCTGCTCGCGGCCGCCGACGGAGTCGGCGTAGTCGCGAAGCGACAGCGAGAGGTCGACCTCGGGGGCGCCGCCGCCGGCGACGACCTTGCCGTCCTCGAGGGTCGTTCGCACCACACCGAGGGAGTCCTCGATGGCGCGGTCGACCTCGTCGATGACGTGGTCGGTGCCGCCGCGGAGGATGAGGGTGACGGCCTTGGCGTCGTCGACGTCCTCGACGAAGATGCGCTGGTCGCCGGCGATCTCCTTCTGGGCGACGCTCCCGGCGAAGCCGAGGTCGTCCTCGCTCAGGTCGTCGACGCTCGAGACGGGCGTGGCGCCGGTCGCGCGGGCCAGCTGGTTCTGGTCGCTCGCCTTGACGCGGCGGACGGCGATGATGCCCTCCTGGGCGAGGTAGTGCTGGGCCATGTCGTCGATGCCGCCGTCGACGAAGACGACGTCGGCGCCGGCGTCGGAGACCTTCTCGGCCATCTCCTTGAGCTGCTGTTCCTCCTGCTCGAGGAACTGCTCGAGCTGGTCGGGGTCGGTGACGTTGACCTCCGCGTCGATCTCGGTCTCCTTGATCTCGAGGTCGCCGTCGACGATCGCGACGTCGGCGTCCTCAGCGAAGTAGGGCATGTTCTCGGAGACGCGCTCCTTGTCGATGATGACGCCCTCGACGAGCTCGGACTCCTCGATGGAGCCGCCGACGACCTTCTCGACCTTGATGTTGTCCGTGTCGACGCCCTCGTCGTCCGCGACGGCCTGGACGGCCTCGACGACGAGTCGGGACAGCAGGTCGCGGGCGCTCTCGGCGCCCTTGCCGGTCATCGCCGTGGCGGCGATCTGCTCGAGGATTTCGTCGTCGTCCTCCTCGACGTCGATGGCGACCTCCTCTAAGGCCTCGGTGGCCTCCTCGGCGGCCTGTCGGTACCCCTGGGCGAGGGTGGTCGCGTGGATGTCCTGGTCGAGGAGCTCCTCGGCCTGGCTGAGGAGTTCGCCGGCGATGACGACGGCGCTCGTTGTGCCGTCGCCGACCTCGTCCTCCTGAGTCTCGGCGACTTCGACGATCATGTCGGCCGCCGGGTGGTCGATCTCCATCTCCGACAGCAGGGTGACACCGTCGTTCGTGACGATGACGTTGCCCGTCGAGTCGACGAGCATCTTGTCCATCCCCTTCGGACCGAGCGTGGTCCGTACGGACTCGGCGACGGCTTTCCCGGCCTGAATGTTCATCGACTGCGCGTCTTTTCCGGAGGTCCGCTGGCTATCCTCCGAGAGAACGATAAGGGGCTGGTTACCCATCTGCTGAGCCATAGTCAAGAGAACGATTGATTGTTATTCTATATAAGTTTTTCGTTTACGCTCCGGTCGGTCCCCCTTCCGTACGGGAGTTTTTCACACGCCGTCGATCTCGAACCGGGCACCGCCGCGATCGCTGTCGGTCACGGAGATACTCCAGCGGTGGGCGTCGACGATCTCGCGGACGATGTGAAGCCCGAATCCGGTCCCGTCGTCGCTGTCGGTGTATCCGCGCTCGAATATCCGGGACCGCTCCGCTGGCGGGATACCGGGGCCGTTGTCGGCGACGAAGAACCCGTCTCCGTCGTCGAGCGTTCCGACGGTGACGACGAGTCTGTCGTCCGTTTCGCTGTGTTCACCGTCGTCAGCGCTGGAATCGCGTTGACTGCTCGCCGAGCCGTTCTCGACGATATCGTCGGACTGCGGCCGACTATCCGTGGACCCGTGTTCCACACTGTTCCGAAACAGATTCTCGAACAGCTGTCGAAGCCGATCCGGATCGGCTTCGAACGTCGTCGAGTCGGCGACGCGAAGCGTCGCGTCGGCCGTCTGGACGGTCCCCCAGGCCCGTCGGGCGATCGACTCGAGATCGACGGACTCCGCGTCGTCGATCCCCTGTCCCTGACGGGACAGCGTCAGCGTGTGGTCGATGATCCGATCGATGCGTTCGTGGGCGTCTCTGACCTCCTGAACGTACTCTTCGTCACCGGTTTCGACGGCCAGTTTGAGGTAGCCCTCCGCGACGGACAGCGGATTCCGCAGGTCGTGGGACACGATGTTCGCGAAGTCCTGGAGGTCCTCGTTTTTCCCCTTGAGTTCGTCGCGGTCGTCCTCGAGCGTCCGAATGCGCCGCCGACGTTCGATCGCGCCGATGGCCGCCGTCGCGATCGGTCGAAACGTCCGGACGTCGATCTCGCTCACCGCGTCGGCGTCGACGTCGCCGAGTCGGACGATCCCCAGCGTCTCGGACGGGACGACGAGTTCGGTGGACGACACCGCGGTCGACTCGTCCGACCGGAACGCCGACCACCACGGCTCCGCTCCCTCGGCGATCGGTTCGATCTCGAATCGGGATTCGGCCGCGGGCGTGACGAGTTCGGGAACGAGTTCGGATCGGAGGCCGTCGTACCGGTAGACGGCGACCGCGTCCGTATCGAAGAATTCGCCCGCGACGTCGGTCACCGGCTCCGCGATCCCCTCGATCGTTTCCGACTTGACGAACGATCGGACGGCGTCGTCGACGACCTCGAACCGGGACCGATCGGAACCGTCCTCGTCGCCGCCGTTCGTCTCCGTCGACGGATCGTCGACGTCGAGCGCCTCGATCCACCGCTCGACGGCGTCGCTCGAGAGTCCGGTGAGTGCGGCGATCTCCGCTGTCGAACGGCCCCGGCGCGACGCCAGCGCCACCAGCAGACCGTCGCGCGTCGCCGGCGACTCGGCCGCCAGCACGGCCTCGACGGCGTCGCTGTCCGACAGCGAATCGAGATCGGACATTGCCTTGCAGATAGTAACGAAACGGCATAGTCATTGTGGGCCGCGGGTGGTCCTCCCACGGACCGCGTTCGAGCGTCTCCGACTCGTCGCCGCTTCGCGTCTCACAGTGGGTCTCCGGCGCTGTCGACGCGCCGGACAGTACGTTTATATGAGTGTGCTTCCATCCTTGCCACTAAGTATCGATGAGCACGATCCTCGCCGGAGTCGGCCACGCGACCGACGACGACCCGACGACGGCCGGACGACGCGCGGCCCGCACCGCACGAGACGAACTCGACGGCGACGAGCGGCTCGCGTACGCGTTCGGCTCGAGCGAGTACGACCAGGCCGCGTTGCTCGGTGGTATCGAGGACCGGCTCGACTGCCCGGTCGTCGGCTGCTCGACGGCCGGCGAAATCGCTCACGCACAGTCGTACACGGAGAGCGTCGTCGTGCTCGCGCTCGCGGG from Haloterrigena sp. KLK7 includes these protein-coding regions:
- a CDS encoding ornithine cyclodeaminase family protein (catalyzes the interconversion of alanine and pyruvate), which codes for MNTLLLDSDDVDEYAALGDVIDAVEQAFGAFERGDTQMPAKSYIDLPQYNGDFRSMPAYLDTGDWDAAGLKWVNVHPDNPADHDLPTVLGTMIYSDPETAFPLAIMDGTTLTMKRTGAAAAVATDYLALEDASSLGIVGAGVQSYTQLRAISEVRSIEEVVVSDPDEDRVQRFVETFEDEFDVRGGSISEAGGCDILSTVTPVEDPVVDLADVGEDTHINAIGADAEGKHELTDELLEAATIVIDDHEQCTHSGEINVPYGEGTLTDDDIHAEIGEVVVGAKEGRTDETGISVFDSTGLAIQDVAAAHVVYDRASDAGKGLSFDLVGAGDAAQ
- the thsA gene encoding thermosome subunit alpha; this translates as MGNQPLIVLSEDSQRTSGKDAQSMNIQAGKAVAESVRTTLGPKGMDKMLVDSTGNVIVTNDGVTLLSEMEIDHPAADMIVEVAETQEDEVGDGTTSAVVIAGELLSQAEELLDQDIHATTLAQGYRQAAEEATEALEEVAIDVEEDDDEILEQIAATAMTGKGAESARDLLSRLVVEAVQAVADDEGVDTDNIKVEKVVGGSIEESELVEGVIIDKERVSENMPYFAEDADVAIVDGDLEIKETEIDAEVNVTDPDQLEQFLEQEEQQLKEMAEKVSDAGADVVFVDGGIDDMAQHYLAQEGIIAVRRVKASDQNQLARATGATPVSSVDDLSEDDLGFAGSVAQKEIAGDQRIFVEDVDDAKAVTLILRGGTDHVIDEVDRAIEDSLGVVRTTLEDGKVVAGGGAPEVDLSLSLRDYADSVGGREQLAVEAFADALEVIPRTLAENAGLDPIDSLVELRADHDAGDTSSGLDAYTGDTIDMAEEGVYEPLRVKTQAIESATEAAVMLLRIDDVIAAGDLAVADDDDDEEMPGGPGGGMGGGMGGMGGGMGGMM
- a CDS encoding HAMP domain-containing sensor histidine kinase encodes the protein MSDLDSLSDSDAVEAVLAAESPATRDGLLVALASRRGRSTAEIAALTGLSSDAVERWIEALDVDDPSTETNGGDEDGSDRSRFEVVDDAVRSFVKSETIEGIAEPVTDVAGEFFDTDAVAVYRYDGLRSELVPELVTPAAESRFEIEPIAEGAEPWWSAFRSDESTAVSSTELVVPSETLGIVRLGDVDADAVSEIDVRTFRPIATAAIGAIERRRRIRTLEDDRDELKGKNEDLQDFANIVSHDLRNPLSVAEGYLKLAVETGDEEYVQEVRDAHERIDRIIDHTLTLSRQGQGIDDAESVDLESIARRAWGTVQTADATLRVADSTTFEADPDRLRQLFENLFRNSVEHGSTDSRPQSDDIVENGSASSQRDSSADDGEHSETDDRLVVTVGTLDDGDGFFVADNGPGIPPAERSRIFERGYTDSDDGTGFGLHIVREIVDAHRWSISVTDSDRGGARFEIDGV